In Chryseobacterium turcicum, a single window of DNA contains:
- a CDS encoding ATP-dependent DNA ligase, which yields MKHFAELINALESTNKTTAKIDAIVDYLERAQDDDKLWFIALFTGKRPKRNVNTNFMKEWALEIVQLPFWLFQESYSAVGDLGETISLILPPPKEKIEKTLSEWMHEIIDLKNKTEAEKKDFVLNSWNGLDYTERLIFNKLLGGSFRIGVSSKTLINALTKFSGQEASTLMHSLMGKWQPDEVSFKELISAENINPDNSKPYPFCLAYPLEKDVEELGKPDEWLVEFKWDGIRGQIIRRNDEVFIWSRGEELVTEQFPEIAETIQNMKGNFVLDGEILAVKDGNVLNFNELQKRLNRKNVTKKMLSEIPIEVFVYDILELEGTNVREKPISARRAMLEELLLNEAPEKIKLSPSIDFEKWEDLNQIRENSREINSEGLMLKQKNSPYHSGRKKGDWWKWKISPLTIDAVLIYAQKGSGRRSAYYTDYSFAVKSGDKLVTIAKAYSGLTDKEIMEVSKFVNKNAIEKFGPVRTVKPELVFEIAFEGIGFSNRHKSGVALRFPRILRWRKDKAVDEIDDIEEIKKLIQ from the coding sequence ATGAAACATTTCGCAGAACTCATCAATGCTCTCGAAAGCACCAATAAAACAACCGCAAAAATTGATGCGATTGTAGATTATCTGGAACGTGCGCAGGATGATGATAAATTGTGGTTTATTGCTTTGTTTACAGGTAAAAGACCGAAACGAAATGTCAATACCAATTTTATGAAAGAATGGGCGTTGGAAATTGTGCAATTGCCATTTTGGTTATTTCAGGAAAGTTATTCTGCGGTTGGAGATTTGGGTGAAACGATTTCTCTCATTCTACCTCCACCAAAAGAAAAGATTGAAAAAACGTTATCTGAATGGATGCACGAAATTATAGATTTAAAAAATAAAACAGAAGCTGAGAAAAAAGATTTTGTTCTGAATTCCTGGAACGGTTTAGACTATACAGAACGACTGATTTTCAATAAATTATTAGGCGGAAGTTTTAGAATTGGTGTTTCATCAAAAACATTGATTAATGCTCTGACTAAATTTTCCGGACAGGAAGCAAGCACGCTCATGCACAGTTTGATGGGAAAATGGCAACCCGACGAAGTTTCATTTAAAGAATTAATTTCTGCTGAAAATATCAATCCCGATAATTCTAAACCTTATCCTTTCTGCTTAGCTTATCCTTTGGAAAAAGATGTAGAAGAACTTGGCAAACCCGATGAATGGCTTGTGGAATTTAAATGGGACGGAATTCGTGGGCAAATTATCAGAAGAAATGATGAAGTTTTTATTTGGTCTCGTGGTGAAGAATTGGTAACAGAACAGTTTCCTGAAATTGCAGAAACCATTCAGAATATGAAAGGGAATTTTGTTTTAGACGGGGAAATTCTAGCAGTAAAAGATGGAAATGTTTTAAATTTTAATGAATTACAAAAACGTCTTAATCGAAAAAATGTAACAAAGAAAATGCTTTCCGAAATTCCGATTGAAGTTTTTGTTTATGATATTTTGGAATTGGAAGGTACGAATGTAAGAGAAAAACCAATTTCTGCAAGACGAGCAATGCTGGAAGAATTATTGTTGAATGAAGCTCCTGAAAAAATCAAACTTTCCCCATCAATTGACTTTGAAAAATGGGAAGATTTAAATCAAATAAGAGAAAATTCCAGGGAAATTAATAGTGAAGGATTAATGCTGAAACAGAAAAATTCACCTTATCATTCCGGACGCAAAAAAGGCGATTGGTGGAAATGGAAAATAAGCCCTTTAACGATTGATGCGGTCTTAATCTATGCTCAAAAAGGAAGTGGAAGGCGAAGTGCTTACTACACCGATTATAGTTTTGCAGTAAAAAGCGGAGATAAATTAGTGACGATTGCCAAGGCATATTCCGGATTAACTGATAAAGAAATTATGGAAGTCAGCAAGTTTGTCAACAAAAATGCAATTGAAAAATTTGGTCCGGTCCGTACCGTAAAGCCAGAATTGGTTTTTGAGATTGCTTTTGAAGGAATTGGTTTCAGTAATCGTCACAAAAGCGGTGTTGCATTACGTTTTCCAAGAATTTTGCGTTGGCGAAAAGATAAAGCAGTGGACGAGATTGATGATATTGAAGAGATAAAGAAACTGATACAATAA
- a CDS encoding ligase-associated DNA damage response DEXH box helicase: protein MKTFENTEGFKIIQNWMMEKSISPFKFQIDTWRKFGNGYSGMVVAPTGFGKTFSVFLALISDFLTNPDKYKKGLKMIWVTPLRSLSKDIAKAMQEAIDEIGLDWAVGVRNGDTDPKVRQQQVKNMPEILVATPESLHLLLGQKNHQRFFLNLQSIVIDEWHELLSSKRGVIVELGISQLRKYVSKLKIWGITATIGNLDEAMEVLIPYPIKKTKISAKQHKKIDIIPVFPDEVEILPWAGHLGHKLAYKVVPIILESKSTIVFTNTRSQSEMWYQLLLDAHPDFAGQIAIHHSSIDAHLRSWIEENLSNGKLKAVVSTSSLDLGIDFKPVDTVIQIGSAKGVARFLQRAGRSGHSPFETSKIYCVPTHSLELIEVAALKEAVKQNVIEPREPQVLCFDVLVQFLMTLAIGDGFYPEETFERIKQIYAFQEMRDEEWKEIIDFLTIGGTALKNYEEYHKVVVMEDGLHKVISRKIAMLHRMNMGAIVSDAMLKVKFISGGYIGMVEEYFISRLKKEEKFILAGRVLEVAMIKDMTVFVRASKGKAKAPSYLGGRLPLSSNLGYFLREKLSGALNPKASEKELKFLHPLLVNQEERSHIPKEDEFLVEMIKNREGYHLFIYPFEGRLVHEVMAALVAYRISKLAPISFSMAMNDYGFELFSDKEIPLNEDNLEKILTRENLMTDVISSINSAEMARRKFRDIAVISGMVVQNFPGQQRSNKALQSSAGLIFKVLEDYDPNHFLVRQAYTEVFNMQLQEQRLVEAFKRIEKSKLILKYSTQFTPLSFPIKVDSLRQTLTSENLDVRIQKLIKQSGRNIKDE from the coding sequence TTGAAAACATTCGAAAATACAGAAGGCTTTAAAATCATTCAAAACTGGATGATGGAAAAATCGATTTCACCATTCAAATTTCAAATTGATACCTGGAGAAAATTTGGAAATGGTTATAGCGGAATGGTTGTCGCTCCGACGGGCTTTGGGAAAACATTTTCTGTATTTTTAGCGTTGATTTCAGATTTTCTGACAAACCCCGACAAATACAAAAAAGGACTGAAAATGATTTGGGTTACCCCACTCCGTTCACTTTCAAAAGATATCGCCAAAGCAATGCAGGAAGCAATTGACGAAATTGGATTAGATTGGGCAGTTGGCGTGAGAAACGGAGATACAGACCCAAAAGTACGTCAACAACAGGTAAAGAATATGCCTGAAATTCTTGTAGCAACACCTGAAAGTTTACATCTTCTTCTCGGACAAAAAAATCATCAGAGATTTTTTCTGAACCTGCAAAGTATTGTGATTGATGAATGGCACGAATTATTAAGCTCAAAAAGAGGCGTTATTGTTGAATTGGGGATTTCTCAATTGAGGAAATATGTTTCCAAACTAAAAATCTGGGGAATTACCGCAACCATTGGAAATCTTGATGAAGCAATGGAAGTTCTGATTCCTTATCCTATCAAAAAAACAAAAATCTCAGCGAAGCAACATAAAAAGATTGATATTATTCCGGTTTTTCCTGATGAAGTGGAGATTTTGCCTTGGGCAGGACATCTCGGGCATAAATTAGCTTATAAAGTGGTTCCGATTATTTTAGAATCAAAATCAACAATTGTTTTTACCAATACCCGAAGCCAGAGTGAAATGTGGTATCAATTATTATTGGATGCACATCCTGATTTTGCCGGACAGATTGCAATTCATCACAGTTCGATTGATGCTCATTTAAGAAGCTGGATTGAAGAAAACCTGAGCAACGGAAAATTAAAAGCAGTTGTTTCTACCTCATCTTTAGATTTGGGAATTGATTTTAAACCTGTTGATACGGTGATACAAATAGGTTCTGCGAAAGGTGTTGCAAGGTTTTTACAAAGAGCCGGACGAAGTGGCCACTCTCCTTTTGAAACTTCAAAAATTTATTGTGTTCCTACCCATTCTTTAGAATTGATTGAAGTGGCTGCTTTGAAAGAAGCCGTCAAACAAAATGTAATTGAACCTCGTGAGCCACAGGTTTTGTGTTTCGATGTTTTAGTTCAGTTTTTAATGACATTGGCAATTGGGGACGGTTTTTATCCTGAAGAAACGTTTGAAAGGATTAAACAAATTTATGCTTTTCAGGAAATGCGTGATGAAGAATGGAAAGAAATTATCGATTTTCTCACCATTGGCGGAACTGCGCTGAAAAACTACGAAGAATACCATAAAGTTGTGGTAATGGAAGATGGTTTGCACAAAGTCATTTCGAGAAAAATTGCGATGCTTCATCGGATGAATATGGGCGCAATTGTGAGTGATGCGATGCTCAAAGTAAAATTTATTTCAGGCGGATATATCGGTATGGTGGAAGAATATTTTATCTCAAGACTCAAAAAAGAAGAGAAATTTATTTTAGCGGGAAGAGTTCTGGAAGTGGCAATGATAAAAGATATGACGGTTTTTGTGCGGGCTTCTAAAGGAAAAGCGAAAGCTCCAAGTTATCTGGGCGGAAGATTGCCTTTAAGTTCAAACCTTGGATATTTTTTAAGAGAGAAACTTTCTGGGGCGTTAAATCCTAAAGCTTCAGAAAAGGAATTGAAATTTCTGCATCCGCTTTTAGTTAATCAAGAAGAAAGGTCTCATATTCCTAAAGAAGATGAATTTTTGGTGGAAATGATTAAAAACCGGGAAGGATATCATCTATTTATCTATCCTTTTGAAGGTCGTTTGGTACACGAAGTGATGGCGGCTTTGGTTGCGTATCGGATTTCAAAATTAGCTCCGATTTCGTTTTCAATGGCAATGAATGATTATGGTTTTGAATTATTTAGTGATAAAGAAATTCCGTTGAATGAAGATAATCTGGAGAAAATATTGACGAGAGAAAATCTGATGACTGATGTTATTTCGAGTATCAATTCTGCAGAAATGGCAAGAAGAAAATTTAGAGATATTGCGGTAATTTCAGGGATGGTCGTTCAAAATTTTCCGGGACAACAACGTTCTAATAAAGCTTTGCAAAGTTCTGCTGGATTGATTTTTAAAGTGTTGGAAGATTATGATCCAAATCATTTTCTTGTGAGGCAGGCCTATACAGAAGTTTTTAATATGCAATTACAGGAACAACGTTTGGTGGAAGCTTTCAAAAGAATTGAAAAATCTAAACTTATCTTAAAATATTCCACTCAATTTACGCCATTGAGCTTCCCGATAAAAGTTGACAGTTTACGACAGACTTTGACAAGTGAAAATCTAGATGTGAGAATTCAAAAATTAATAAAACAGTCGGGAAGAAATATTAAAGATGAATGA
- a CDS encoding CinA family protein, with translation MEFQQNLLNYISEALITTNESISIAESVTSGLFQLAFSQMPNAALFYKGGITAYTLEPKTKLLNVDFEEGSTCDSVSEQIAETMALNVAKLFETDWSIAVTGYANPSRNSTYKIFSYYSFAYKGEIILSKKLELHPKTQALGAQQYYTEFILGCFKSEINKILILK, from the coding sequence ATGGAATTTCAACAAAACTTACTCAATTATATCAGCGAAGCATTGATTACAACCAATGAAAGTATTTCTATCGCTGAGAGTGTCACTTCAGGGCTTTTTCAACTCGCTTTTTCACAAATGCCAAATGCCGCATTATTTTATAAAGGCGGAATTACAGCGTACACATTAGAACCAAAAACAAAACTTTTGAATGTAGATTTTGAAGAAGGTAGCACATGTGATAGCGTCTCTGAGCAAATTGCAGAAACGATGGCGCTTAATGTAGCCAAATTGTTTGAAACCGACTGGTCTATTGCGGTTACAGGCTATGCTAACCCAAGCAGAAATTCTACCTACAAAATATTTTCGTATTATTCTTTTGCCTATAAAGGGGAAATTATTTTATCTAAAAAGCTGGAACTACATCCCAAAACACAAGCATTGGGAGCACAGCAATACTATACCGAGTTTATATTAGGATGTTTTAAAAGTGAGATTAATAAAATTTTAATTTTAAAATAA
- a CDS encoding CatA-like O-acetyltransferase: MKVIDVESWNRKEHFEFFSKMKSPYFGFTTEVDCTKAYDKAKKEGHSFYAIYLYKSMVAINTVDELKLRIVDGQVILYDEVHVGGTIGRADGTFGFSFFHYSQDFETFNKRLQEEIKSVQNSTGLGISNDVLPINHIRHTTIPWNSFTTILHPTNFDPKESIPKIAFGKFSIREGKKYLPVSIEAHHGLADGLHLAKYIEEFQRQLSL, translated from the coding sequence ATGAAAGTTATAGATGTAGAAAGTTGGAACAGAAAAGAGCATTTTGAGTTTTTTTCTAAAATGAAAAGCCCGTATTTTGGCTTTACAACGGAGGTAGACTGCACGAAAGCTTATGATAAAGCCAAAAAAGAAGGTCATTCTTTTTATGCTATTTATCTTTATAAATCAATGGTGGCAATAAATACTGTGGATGAATTAAAACTCAGAATTGTTGACGGGCAAGTGATTTTGTATGATGAGGTACATGTAGGAGGCACAATTGGAAGAGCAGACGGAACATTTGGGTTTTCATTTTTTCACTATTCTCAAGACTTTGAAACTTTTAACAAAAGACTTCAAGAAGAAATTAAATCTGTACAAAATTCTACAGGTTTAGGAATAAGCAACGATGTCTTACCCATTAATCACATTAGACATACTACAATCCCTTGGAACTCATTTACTACCATTTTGCATCCGACAAATTTTGACCCTAAAGAATCTATACCAAAGATTGCATTTGGAAAATTCAGCATTCGTGAAGGTAAGAAGTATCTTCCTGTTTCAATCGAGGCACATCACGGATTGGCAGATGGGCTTCATTTGGCAAAATATATTGAAGAATTTCAGAGACAATTAAGCTTATAA
- a CDS encoding sugar MFS transporter: protein MIDNEVQSKRNYTIPLITITLLFFMWGFITCMNDILIPYLKQLFKLTFFESMLVQFCFFGAYFIGSLIYFLVSTSSGDPINKVGYKKGILFGIFLAAFGCILFYPAATFSSYGLFLGALFVLGLGFTVLQITANAYVSLLGSEDSASSRLNMTQAFNAFGTTIAPVLGGHLIFEFFSSADGSFSAVATRIPYLIFAGILLLVALLISRVKLPSFQTAEEEIEKGFGAFKFNHLKFGVFAMFCYVGGEVAVGSFIISFLEQPQIMNLSEVVSKNYLSMYWGGAMIGRFLGAISLNHSISQEKKALYMLGAAAAVFLVIFSIVDLTFSQMSFFLVFIALNFVAFFVGKSAPARTLSIFAGINVILLISAMVNHGEMAMYSILGIGIFNSIMFSNIYTLAISGLGKYTSQGSSLVVMAILGGAIVPIFQGYLADIFGVQQSFIIPVFCYVAILIFGAYCTKYLSHVKQDADAKSGH, encoded by the coding sequence ATGATAGATAATGAAGTACAATCAAAAAGGAATTATACCATTCCTTTGATTACCATTACCCTTTTATTTTTTATGTGGGGATTCATCACCTGTATGAATGATATCCTTATCCCATACCTGAAACAGCTGTTTAAACTTACCTTTTTCGAATCGATGTTGGTACAGTTTTGTTTCTTTGGAGCTTATTTTATAGGTTCATTAATTTATTTTCTGGTTTCCACATCAAGCGGAGACCCCATCAACAAAGTAGGCTATAAAAAAGGAATTCTTTTTGGAATTTTTCTAGCGGCATTTGGATGCATTTTATTTTATCCGGCAGCAACATTTTCTTCTTACGGATTGTTTTTAGGCGCATTATTCGTTCTTGGATTAGGATTTACGGTTCTTCAAATTACCGCAAACGCTTACGTTTCACTTTTAGGTTCTGAAGATTCTGCATCAAGCCGACTGAATATGACGCAGGCCTTCAATGCATTCGGAACAACAATTGCTCCAGTGTTGGGCGGACATTTAATTTTTGAATTCTTCTCTTCAGCAGACGGTTCATTCTCTGCTGTAGCAACAAGAATTCCTTATTTAATCTTTGCAGGAATTTTATTGTTGGTCGCTTTATTAATTTCAAGAGTGAAATTACCATCTTTCCAAACAGCGGAAGAGGAAATTGAAAAAGGTTTTGGTGCTTTTAAATTCAATCACTTAAAGTTTGGTGTTTTTGCCATGTTCTGTTATGTAGGTGGGGAAGTAGCGGTAGGAAGTTTTATCATCAGCTTTTTAGAACAACCTCAGATTATGAATCTTTCTGAAGTCGTAAGCAAAAACTACCTTTCAATGTATTGGGGAGGTGCAATGATTGGACGTTTCTTAGGCGCAATTTCATTAAATCATTCTATCAGTCAAGAGAAGAAAGCATTATATATGTTGGGCGCTGCAGCAGCGGTTTTCCTTGTGATATTCAGTATTGTTGACCTTACGTTCTCACAAATGAGTTTCTTCTTAGTGTTTATTGCTTTAAATTTTGTAGCATTCTTTGTAGGGAAATCTGCTCCGGCAAGAACCTTATCTATCTTTGCAGGAATCAACGTAATATTATTGATTTCAGCAATGGTAAATCACGGTGAAATGGCAATGTACAGCATTTTAGGAATAGGAATTTTCAACTCGATTATGTTCTCTAATATTTACACATTGGCCATTTCAGGATTAGGAAAATACACAAGCCAAGGTTCTTCATTAGTCGTAATGGCTATTTTAGGTGGTGCTATTGTTCCTATTTTCCAGGGGTATTTGGCTGATATTTTCGGAGTACAGCAATCATTTATTATTCCGGTGTTCTGTTATGTGGCGATTTTAATTTTTGGTGCGTATTGTACTAAATATTTAAGCCATGTGAAGCAGGATGCTGATGCGAAATCTGGACATTAA
- a CDS encoding NUDIX hydrolase gives MDSQQQFLKKSEEAKDLFLPHLSADPVVFGFDQSELKVLLLQMTYRKQWLLPGGYVKKEEDLDDAAKRVLKERAGISDVYLEEFAVFGKNKRSEFYFEDFDDSLWQKQRFVSIGYYALYNPDNANLIVDELSEKCEWVYLSKLNEIELAMDHREIIEKALLTLRERISYKPIGYNLLPEKFTLSELQKLYETILGKELNRGNFYRKIKNLEILRKLNEQRRGGAHKSPDLYSFDEENYKKALENGLNNW, from the coding sequence ATGGATTCACAACAACAATTTTTAAAGAAATCTGAGGAGGCAAAAGACCTTTTTCTTCCACACCTTTCTGCAGACCCTGTAGTTTTTGGTTTTGACCAAAGTGAATTGAAGGTGCTTCTTCTTCAGATGACCTATCGCAAACAATGGCTTTTACCGGGCGGTTATGTGAAAAAAGAGGAAGATTTGGATGATGCCGCCAAACGGGTTTTAAAAGAAAGAGCAGGAATTTCAGATGTTTATTTGGAAGAGTTTGCTGTTTTTGGTAAAAATAAAAGAAGCGAATTTTATTTTGAAGATTTCGATGATTCTCTATGGCAGAAGCAGCGTTTCGTGTCTATAGGGTATTATGCTTTATACAATCCGGATAATGCAAATCTTATTGTAGATGAGCTTAGTGAAAAATGTGAATGGGTGTATCTAAGCAAGCTCAACGAAATTGAATTGGCAATGGATCACCGTGAAATTATAGAAAAAGCCTTGTTGACTTTACGCGAAAGAATTTCATATAAACCAATCGGTTATAATCTGTTACCCGAGAAATTTACCCTTTCAGAATTACAGAAATTATACGAAACAATTCTTGGAAAAGAGCTTAACCGCGGAAATTTTTACAGAAAAATAAAAAATCTTGAGATTCTCAGAAAATTAAATGAGCAACGTCGTGGCGGAGCTCACAAATCTCCCGACCTCTACTCTTTTGACGAAGAAAATTATAAAAAAGCCTTAGAAAACGGGCTAAATAATTGGTAA
- a CDS encoding Crp/Fnr family transcriptional regulator, translated as MKTISCMKIDEQLLKSYHAEIKTYKEKEIIFREGDSPNFYYQIVEGVVKVNTYSEEGKEFIHNILGKGQSFGDAHLFIEKKYTVNAYALKPATVIILPRKNFIDLVKENPHVSLEINACLSHRLYFKMQMIHDMVSQQPSARILGLFNYLRSYTDCEDQHAFNIKLTRQQIADLTGLRVETIIRTIKKMEKENLLKIEDRKIYY; from the coding sequence ATGAAAACTATAAGTTGTATGAAGATTGACGAGCAATTGCTGAAATCTTACCACGCTGAAATTAAAACTTACAAAGAAAAAGAGATTATCTTTAGAGAAGGCGACTCGCCAAATTTTTATTATCAGATTGTAGAAGGTGTAGTAAAGGTTAATACTTACAGTGAAGAAGGAAAAGAATTTATACATAATATTTTAGGAAAAGGGCAGAGCTTTGGAGATGCACATTTATTTATAGAAAAAAAATACACGGTGAATGCCTATGCTCTGAAACCCGCGACAGTTATCATATTACCAAGAAAAAATTTCATCGATTTGGTAAAGGAAAATCCTCATGTTTCATTAGAAATAAATGCATGTTTATCGCATCGTCTTTATTTTAAAATGCAAATGATACATGATATGGTCTCGCAACAGCCTTCTGCAAGAATTCTTGGTCTTTTTAATTACCTTAGAAGTTATACCGATTGTGAAGACCAACATGCTTTTAATATAAAGCTTACAAGACAGCAAATTGCCGACCTTACCGGTCTGCGTGTAGAAACCATCATCAGAACCATTAAAAAAATGGAAAAAGAAAATCTGCTGAAAATTGAAGACCGCAAAATATATTATTAA
- a CDS encoding ligase-associated DNA damage response exonuclease, whose protein sequence is MKLITFTNKGIYCPQGKFYIDPWRPVDFAVITHGHADHARWGMKKYLCHHFTKPILKKRIAEDIECQTLQYGEVLDINGVKLSLHPAGHIIGSAQVCLEYKGYVSVVSGDYKIQDDSLSTPFEVVKCNEFVTESTFGLPIYNWLEVDDLNKKMQNWVLRNQENQKTSVFIGYSLGKAQRIMKAVEGMGKIHVHYSIGKLNQAFEEVGIVLPEYEIPDFRENIKHVAGDIVIVPPALLDSNVIKKIPDAAMAICSGWMQVRGARRWRSMDAGFPMSDHADWKGLLQAIKATEAEIVHVTHGQTEVFSKYLNEIGIKSDVVETLYGDDDEDETDKKN, encoded by the coding sequence TTGAAACTCATTACATTCACAAACAAAGGTATTTACTGTCCGCAAGGGAAATTCTATATTGACCCTTGGCGACCCGTAGATTTTGCGGTCATCACCCACGGTCACGCCGACCATGCAAGATGGGGAATGAAAAAATATCTTTGTCATCATTTTACAAAACCTATTTTAAAGAAAAGAATTGCCGAAGACATCGAATGTCAGACTTTACAGTATGGTGAAGTTTTAGATATCAATGGTGTAAAACTTTCGCTTCATCCTGCAGGTCATATTATTGGTTCAGCACAGGTTTGTCTGGAATATAAAGGTTATGTAAGTGTGGTTTCTGGAGATTATAAAATTCAGGATGATAGTTTAAGCACGCCTTTTGAAGTGGTAAAATGCAATGAATTTGTTACCGAAAGCACTTTCGGACTTCCGATTTACAATTGGCTGGAAGTGGATGATTTGAATAAAAAAATGCAAAATTGGGTTTTACGAAATCAGGAAAATCAAAAAACTTCCGTGTTCATTGGTTATTCATTGGGGAAAGCACAGCGAATTATGAAAGCCGTTGAAGGAATGGGAAAAATCCACGTCCACTACTCCATTGGTAAACTTAATCAGGCTTTTGAAGAAGTTGGAATTGTGCTTCCAGAGTATGAAATTCCTGATTTTCGGGAAAATATCAAACACGTTGCGGGCGATATTGTTATTGTTCCTCCGGCTTTATTAGACAGCAATGTCATTAAAAAAATTCCGGATGCGGCTATGGCAATTTGCTCAGGCTGGATGCAGGTTCGTGGTGCCAGAAGATGGCGAAGTATGGATGCTGGTTTTCCGATGAGCGACCATGCCGATTGGAAAGGTTTATTACAGGCTATAAAAGCCACAGAAGCTGAAATCGTTCACGTGACGCACGGACAAACTGAAGTTTTTTCTAAATACTTAAATGAAATAGGAATTAAATCTGATGTTGTGGAAACACTTTATGGAGATGATGACGAAGACGAAACTGATAAAAAAAATTGA
- the pdeM gene encoding ligase-associated DNA damage response endonuclease PdeM: MIQSLKLFIEFVILKEPKLLIFFQNDKPTLQNSMNIATKNITIQNEIFTLTNQRALFWEKEKALIFSDLHIGKTAHFRKNGIALANQIMKNDLERLSILIEYFKPEKFIIVGDLLHAGDNSDVDDFCNWRNQYPELKFHLIEGNHDRISKKLESKLGLHSKLKSLEIDAFTFVHDFEKSNSKFQISGHIHPGFVINSPVRKIKLPCFVITENQLLLPAFSEFTGLDTKNLPKKGRFYVFTDAEIYEV, from the coding sequence ATGATTCAATCATTAAAATTATTTATCGAGTTTGTCATTCTAAAAGAACCTAAACTACTGATATTCTTTCAGAATGACAAACCAACATTACAAAACTCTATGAACATAGCGACAAAAAATATAACCATTCAAAACGAAATTTTCACCTTAACCAATCAGCGAGCTCTGTTTTGGGAGAAAGAAAAAGCATTGATTTTTTCGGATTTGCATATTGGTAAAACGGCACATTTTCGAAAAAATGGAATTGCTTTAGCCAATCAAATTATGAAAAATGATTTGGAGCGACTTTCCATTCTGATAGAATATTTTAAGCCAGAAAAATTTATCATTGTCGGAGATTTACTTCACGCTGGAGATAATTCTGATGTCGATGATTTTTGCAATTGGAGAAATCAATATCCGGAGTTAAAATTTCATTTAATTGAAGGCAATCACGACAGAATTTCAAAAAAGCTGGAATCAAAATTAGGTTTACATTCTAAATTAAAATCTTTAGAAATTGATGCTTTTACCTTTGTTCACGATTTTGAAAAATCAAATTCGAAGTTTCAGATTTCGGGTCATATTCATCCAGGATTTGTTATCAATTCACCTGTTAGAAAAATAAAGCTTCCTTGTTTTGTAATCACAGAAAATCAATTACTACTTCCTGCTTTCAGTGAATTTACAGGTCTGGATACAAAAAATCTCCCTAAAAAAGGAAGATTCTATGTTTTTACTGATGCGGAAATTTATGAGGTTTAA
- a CDS encoding Crp/Fnr family transcriptional regulator, with product MINEDVLFSFGADLKTYDSDDFIFSEGEVPGFFFLISKGKVKLNNYNEGGKEFIQGILLQGHSIGSSSLFTEKSYPINAVAIEESEIIRLPKAQYLQLLQQHPENYFTTMQSLSEHLHYKFLMMQSMAFQKPAQKLLTLMNYLKDYYQNQSQYSLQILLTRQQLASLTGLSVETVIREIKNMEKEGILKIKNRKIFY from the coding sequence ATGATAAATGAAGATGTTTTGTTTTCTTTTGGAGCCGATTTGAAAACGTATGATTCTGATGATTTTATTTTTTCTGAAGGTGAAGTTCCTGGCTTCTTTTTCCTGATTTCTAAAGGAAAAGTGAAATTAAATAATTATAATGAAGGTGGTAAAGAGTTTATTCAGGGAATACTTTTACAAGGTCACAGTATAGGCTCATCTTCCCTTTTTACTGAAAAATCTTACCCTATCAATGCGGTTGCTATAGAAGAATCTGAAATTATAAGATTACCTAAAGCTCAGTATTTACAGCTTTTACAACAACATCCCGAAAATTATTTTACAACGATGCAGAGTCTTTCAGAACATTTGCATTACAAGTTTTTGATGATGCAGAGCATGGCTTTTCAAAAACCTGCTCAGAAACTTTTAACTTTAATGAATTATCTAAAAGATTATTATCAAAATCAGTCACAATACTCACTCCAGATTCTTTTAACGAGACAACAGCTCGCGTCGCTTACCGGATTAAGTGTAGAGACCGTTATCAGAGAGATAAAAAACATGGAGAAAGAAGGGATTTTAAAAATTAAAAACAGAAAAATTTTTTATTAG